The proteins below are encoded in one region of Limnohabitans sp. 63ED37-2:
- a CDS encoding pyridoxine 5'-phosphate synthase — MNTSATPSSQGVALSVNVNKVALLRNSRHLGIPSVVRAAELCLQAGANGITIHPRPDERHIRASDVPELHALMQAWPEREFNIEGNPFHNLMDHVRAVRPHQVTFVPDSEGQFTSDHGWAFPQDAERLKPLIAECKALGVRVSLFMDPIPEQMAAARAVGADRVELYTEPYAAAFGTPEQAMQLQRYADAAVAATQAGLGLNAGHDLNRDNLPAFVAAVKGLQEVSIGHAFMADALEMGYTATVQAYLACLNP, encoded by the coding sequence ATGAACACCTCCGCGACCCCTTCTTCCCAAGGCGTGGCCCTGTCGGTCAACGTCAACAAAGTCGCGCTGCTGCGCAACTCACGTCACTTGGGCATTCCGAGTGTGGTCCGTGCTGCCGAGTTGTGCCTCCAAGCGGGTGCGAACGGCATCACCATCCACCCCCGCCCTGATGAGCGGCACATCCGCGCGAGCGACGTGCCCGAGCTCCACGCCCTCATGCAAGCCTGGCCCGAGCGCGAGTTCAACATCGAAGGCAACCCTTTTCACAACCTGATGGACCATGTGCGTGCCGTGCGCCCGCACCAGGTGACCTTTGTGCCCGACAGCGAAGGCCAGTTCACCAGCGACCACGGCTGGGCCTTCCCGCAAGATGCTGAGCGCCTCAAACCCTTGATCGCCGAATGCAAGGCGCTGGGTGTGCGCGTGAGCCTGTTCATGGACCCGATTCCAGAGCAAATGGCCGCAGCCCGCGCTGTGGGGGCTGACCGGGTGGAGCTCTACACCGAGCCCTATGCCGCCGCCTTTGGCACGCCAGAACAAGCCATGCAGCTGCAGCGCTACGCCGATGCCGCCGTGGCCGCTACACAAGCGGGCCTGGGCCTGAATGCAGGCCACGACCTCAACCGCGACAACCTGCCCGCCTTTGTGGCCGCGGTGAAGGGTCTGCAAGAAGTCTCGATTGGCCACGCCTTCATGGCCGATGCGCTGGAGATGGGTTACACCGCGACGGTGCAGGCGTATTTGGCTTGCCTGAACCCATGA
- the trpA gene encoding tryptophan synthase subunit alpha encodes MSRIDPTLSALKSQDRKALIPYVTAGFPQKTTTVPLMHAMAEAGADIIELGVPFSDPSADGPVIQKAGDKALALGIGTVQVLDMVREFRQTNTTTPVVLMGYANPVERYDQKHGADSFIRDASAAGVDGVLIVDYPPEECVEFAAKLRAHSMDLIFLLAPTSTNERMQQVAQVASGYVYYVSLKGVTGSGTLDTDAVEAMLPRIRQHVSVPVGVGFGIRDAQTAKAISRVADAVVIGSRLIQLIDAAPADRINDVAAEFLSGIRQALDA; translated from the coding sequence ATGAGCCGCATCGACCCCACCCTCTCCGCCCTGAAATCCCAGGACCGCAAAGCCCTGATCCCGTATGTCACGGCAGGTTTCCCCCAAAAAACCACCACCGTGCCCCTGATGCACGCCATGGCCGAAGCCGGGGCCGACATCATCGAGCTGGGGGTGCCGTTTTCGGACCCCTCGGCCGATGGCCCCGTGATTCAAAAAGCGGGGGACAAAGCCTTGGCCTTGGGCATTGGCACTGTGCAGGTATTGGACATGGTGCGTGAGTTCCGCCAAACCAACACCACCACCCCGGTGGTGCTGATGGGTTACGCCAACCCGGTGGAGCGCTACGACCAAAAACACGGCGCTGACAGCTTCATCCGTGATGCCTCGGCAGCCGGTGTGGACGGCGTGCTGATCGTGGACTACCCGCCCGAAGAATGCGTGGAATTTGCCGCCAAACTGCGCGCCCACAGCATGGACCTGATATTTTTACTGGCCCCCACCAGCACCAACGAGCGCATGCAACAGGTGGCCCAAGTGGCCAGCGGCTACGTGTATTACGTGTCCCTCAAAGGCGTCACAGGATCTGGCACGCTGGACACCGACGCGGTCGAAGCCATGCTGCCGCGCATCCGGCAGCATGTGAGCGTGCCGGTGGGTGTTGGCTTTGGCATCCGCGACGCGCAGACGGCCAAAGCCATCAGCCGGGTAGCTGACGCGGTGGTGATCGGTTCGCGCCTGATCCAGCTGATCGACGCAGCGCCTGCTGACCGCATCAACGACGTGGCCGCTGAGTTTCTCTCCGGCATCCGGCAAGCGCTGGACGCCTGA
- the era gene encoding GTPase Era codes for MSTDKKNAPSESATERTLQEQTMRRPVQIAGVTIQPRDASEDAALPPVAATAAPVPVDGQRCGLVAIVGKPNVGKSTLLNALVGQKISITSRKAQTTRHRITGIRTQGAAQYVFVDTPGFQTIHGTALNKSLNKTVVGAVSDVDLVLFVVEAGSFTTADAKVLALLKPGIPVLLVANKLDNVHRRGDIAPWLQSMQERHAFTEFVPMSAKQPKDIERLLGICEKYLPEQPWWHAEDELTDRSEKFLASEMVREKLFRLTGDELPYTSTVVIDKFEEEAGRTAKRMLRIAATIVVEREGHKAMVIGDKGEKLKRIGTETRVELEKLLDAKVFIELWVKVRSGWADDEARVRSFGYE; via the coding sequence ATGAGCACCGATAAAAAAAACGCACCTTCCGAATCTGCGACTGAACGCACGCTGCAAGAGCAAACCATGCGCCGCCCCGTGCAAATCGCGGGCGTGACCATCCAGCCACGCGACGCATCGGAAGACGCTGCTTTACCCCCGGTTGCGGCCACAGCAGCGCCCGTGCCCGTTGATGGCCAGCGCTGCGGTTTGGTGGCCATTGTGGGCAAGCCCAACGTGGGCAAATCCACCTTGCTCAACGCCTTGGTGGGCCAAAAAATCAGCATCACCTCGCGCAAAGCACAAACCACGCGCCACCGCATCACCGGCATCCGTACCCAGGGCGCTGCCCAGTATGTGTTTGTGGACACCCCGGGTTTCCAGACCATCCACGGCACCGCACTCAACAAGTCGCTCAACAAGACCGTGGTCGGCGCGGTGAGTGATGTGGATCTGGTGTTGTTTGTGGTCGAGGCGGGCAGCTTCACCACGGCGGACGCCAAAGTGCTGGCCCTGCTCAAGCCCGGCATCCCAGTTTTGCTGGTGGCCAACAAACTCGACAATGTGCACCGCCGTGGCGATATCGCGCCCTGGCTGCAAAGCATGCAAGAGCGCCACGCCTTCACCGAGTTTGTGCCCATGTCGGCCAAGCAGCCCAAGGACATCGAGCGCCTGCTGGGCATTTGCGAAAAATACCTGCCCGAGCAGCCGTGGTGGCATGCCGAAGACGAACTGACCGATCGCAGCGAGAAGTTCCTGGCCAGCGAAATGGTGCGCGAAAAACTCTTCCGCTTGACGGGCGACGAGCTGCCCTACACCTCCACCGTGGTGATCGACAAGTTTGAAGAAGAAGCCGGTCGCACGGCCAAGCGCATGCTGCGCATCGCGGCCACGATCGTGGTCGAGCGCGAAGGGCATAAGGCCATGGTGATCGGTGACAAAGGCGAAAAGCTCAAGCGCATCGGCACCGAAACCCGCGTCGAGCTGGAAAAGCTGCTGGACGCCAAGGTGTTCATCGAGCTGTGGGTCAAGGTGCGTTCGGGTTGGGCCGACGACGAAGCCCGCGTGCGCAGCTTCGGCTACGAGTAA
- the acpS gene encoding holo-ACP synthase: MIYGIGTDICDIRRIRASLDKHGERFAAKVLSDAEMATWKVRSARWPERGVRYLATRFSAKEAFSKAIGLGMRMPMTWRLCEVAKLPSGQPVIVLHGVLKEWFEGKNLSAHITVTDESEYAASFCVVETQSPPRP, from the coding sequence ATGATCTACGGCATCGGCACCGACATCTGCGACATCCGCCGCATCCGGGCCAGCTTGGACAAGCACGGCGAGCGTTTTGCCGCCAAGGTGCTGTCGGATGCCGAAATGGCCACTTGGAAAGTCCGCAGCGCCCGCTGGCCCGAGCGCGGTGTGCGCTACCTGGCCACCCGTTTCTCGGCCAAAGAGGCCTTCAGCAAGGCGATTGGTCTGGGCATGCGCATGCCCATGACCTGGCGGCTGTGCGAGGTGGCCAAGCTGCCCAGTGGCCAGCCGGTCATCGTGCTGCATGGGGTGCTCAAAGAGTGGTTTGAGGGCAAAAACCTCAGCGCCCACATCACCGTCACCGACGAATCCGAATACGCCGCCAGCTTCTGCGTGGTCGAAACCCAAAGCCCCCCGCGCCCTTGA
- the lysS gene encoding lysine--tRNA ligase, which translates to MSDTTAPAAPAQDENQLIAERREKLKAMRQAQAEGKGVAFPNDFKPEHHAANLHEAHGSKEAEALNGEGVAKTMAKVAGRMMLKRVMGKASFATLQDATGRIQVYVTRDDVGEDLYALFKHWDLGDIVGVEGHLFKTRTGELSIHATGIRMLTKSLRPMPDKFHGVADQEVKYRQRYVDLMTDEAARKRFAARSKAVSGIREFMVQHGFLEVETPMLHPIPGGANAKPFVTHHNALDQEMFLRIAPELYLKRLLVGGFERVFEINRNFRNEGISVRHNPEFTMMEFYAAYWNYQDLMGFTESLIRDAAMTAVGTLDLTYNGKPVDLNKPFARMTIREAIVKHTEAGDNVDNAEWLINALKKLGMSEAKDKLSTRSLASLQVFYFEETVEDKLWEPTFIMEHPTEISPLARANDTRPEVTERFELYITGREFGNGFSELNDAEDQAARFQAQVAAKDDGDDEAMYYDHDFVRALEYGMPPAGGCGIGIDRLMMLLTDSASIRDVILFPALRHVQE; encoded by the coding sequence ATGTCTGACACGACCGCCCCCGCCGCTCCCGCACAAGATGAAAACCAACTGATCGCCGAGCGCCGCGAAAAACTCAAAGCCATGCGCCAGGCGCAGGCCGAAGGCAAAGGCGTGGCCTTTCCCAACGACTTCAAGCCCGAGCACCACGCCGCCAACCTGCACGAAGCCCATGGCAGCAAAGAAGCCGAAGCCCTGAACGGCGAAGGCGTGGCCAAAACCATGGCCAAGGTCGCTGGCCGCATGATGCTCAAGCGCGTCATGGGCAAGGCCAGCTTTGCCACGCTGCAAGACGCCACGGGCCGCATCCAGGTGTATGTGACCCGCGACGATGTGGGCGAAGACCTGTACGCCTTGTTCAAACACTGGGACCTGGGCGACATCGTGGGCGTGGAAGGCCACCTGTTCAAAACCCGCACGGGCGAATTGTCGATCCACGCCACCGGCATCCGCATGCTCACCAAGAGCTTGCGCCCCATGCCCGACAAGTTCCATGGCGTGGCCGACCAGGAAGTCAAATACCGCCAGCGCTATGTGGACCTGATGACCGACGAAGCCGCCCGCAAGCGCTTTGCCGCCCGCAGCAAGGCCGTGAGCGGCATCCGCGAGTTCATGGTCCAACACGGCTTTTTGGAAGTCGAAACGCCCATGCTGCACCCCATTCCCGGCGGTGCCAACGCCAAGCCCTTTGTGACGCACCACAACGCGCTGGACCAAGAGATGTTCCTGCGCATTGCGCCCGAGCTCTACCTCAAGCGTCTGTTGGTGGGCGGTTTTGAGCGCGTGTTCGAGATCAACCGTAACTTCCGCAACGAAGGCATCTCGGTGCGCCACAACCCAGAGTTCACCATGATGGAGTTCTACGCGGCCTACTGGAACTACCAGGATCTGATGGGTTTTACCGAAAGCCTGATCCGCGACGCAGCCATGACCGCTGTGGGCACCCTAGACCTGACCTATAACGGAAAGCCGGTCGACCTGAACAAGCCTTTCGCACGCATGACCATTCGCGAAGCGATCGTGAAGCACACCGAGGCTGGCGACAACGTCGACAACGCCGAATGGCTGATCAATGCCCTGAAAAAGCTGGGCATGAGCGAAGCCAAAGACAAGTTGTCCACGCGCAGCTTGGCCAGCCTGCAGGTGTTCTATTTCGAGGAAACCGTGGAAGACAAGCTCTGGGAGCCCACCTTCATCATGGAGCACCCCACCGAGATCAGCCCGCTGGCCCGCGCCAACGACACCCGCCCCGAAGTGACCGAGCGCTTTGAGCTCTACATCACCGGCCGCGAGTTCGGCAATGGCTTCAGCGAATTGAACGACGCCGAAGACCAGGCTGCACGCTTCCAAGCCCAAGTCGCCGCCAAAGACGACGGCGACGACGAAGCCATGTACTACGACCACGACTTTGTGCGCGCACTTGAATACGGCATGCCCCCTGCAGGCGGCTGCGGCATTGGCATTGACCGCTTGATGATGCTGCTGACCGACAGCGCCAGCATCCGCGATGTGATCTTGTTCCCGGCCCTGCGGCACGTGCAGGAGTAA
- a CDS encoding YggT family protein produces the protein MLFQMVSLVLDVVAGLVAGTCLLRFLMQWQRISFHQPLGQFVFAVTDWLVLPLRRVIPPWSAWDLSSLVGAFLIKLVQYSLLWLVAGGQGALALLPLVSLVGMAQLVVSALSALVLVLAVMSWVNPGSPMYSLAARLSQPFLKPFQRVVPLIGGVDLSPIALLVVLQLIGMVLASLQMGWMH, from the coding sequence ATGTTGTTCCAGATGGTGAGCTTGGTGTTGGATGTGGTGGCGGGCCTGGTCGCAGGCACTTGTTTGTTGCGTTTTTTGATGCAATGGCAGCGCATTTCTTTTCACCAGCCTTTGGGCCAGTTTGTGTTTGCGGTCACCGACTGGTTGGTTTTGCCGCTGCGCCGGGTGATCCCGCCATGGTCGGCCTGGGATTTGTCGAGTCTGGTGGGGGCCTTCCTCATCAAGCTGGTGCAGTACAGCTTGTTGTGGCTGGTCGCGGGCGGGCAGGGGGCCTTGGCCTTGCTGCCGCTGGTCAGTCTGGTGGGCATGGCCCAGCTGGTGGTGTCGGCCCTGAGTGCGCTGGTGCTGGTGTTGGCTGTGATGTCTTGGGTCAACCCCGGCTCACCCATGTACAGCCTGGCGGCTCGTTTGAGTCAGCCCTTTTTGAAGCCTTTTCAGCGGGTGGTGCCTCTGATCGGTGGGGTGGATTTGTCGCCCATCGCCTTGCTGGTGGTCTTGCAGTTGATCGGCATGGTGTTGGCCTCGCTGCAAATGGGCTGGATGCACTGA
- the accD gene encoding acetyl-CoA carboxylase, carboxyltransferase subunit beta — translation MSWLEKLLPPKIQHTDPADRRTVPEGLWVKCPSCETVLYKTDLEENQNVCPGCSHHLRIGARARLNAFLDGEGRYEIGQEVVPVDPLKFKDSRKYPERLKEAMDNTGETDALVVMGGAVHSINLVAACFEFDFMGGSMGSVVGERFVRGVETAIAQKVPFVCFTATGGARMQEGLLSLMQMAKTNAALTRLAKKGLPYISVLTDPTMGGVSAGFAFLGDVVIAEPKALIGFAGPRVIESTVRVTLPEGFQRAEFLQTKGAVDFICDRRELRKTIASTLAMLQRQPADAVS, via the coding sequence ATGAGTTGGCTTGAAAAACTGCTCCCCCCCAAGATCCAGCACACCGACCCGGCCGATCGCCGCACGGTGCCTGAGGGCTTGTGGGTCAAATGCCCCAGCTGCGAAACGGTGCTCTACAAAACCGACCTGGAAGAAAACCAGAACGTTTGCCCCGGCTGCTCGCACCACCTGCGCATCGGTGCCCGCGCCCGCCTGAACGCCTTTTTGGACGGCGAAGGCCGCTACGAAATCGGACAAGAAGTGGTGCCGGTGGACCCACTCAAGTTCAAAGACAGCCGCAAATACCCCGAGCGCCTGAAAGAGGCCATGGACAACACGGGTGAGACCGATGCCCTGGTGGTCATGGGCGGTGCGGTGCACAGCATCAACCTGGTCGCCGCTTGCTTCGAATTTGACTTCATGGGCGGCTCCATGGGTTCGGTCGTGGGCGAGCGTTTTGTGCGCGGCGTGGAAACCGCCATCGCCCAAAAAGTACCGTTTGTGTGCTTCACCGCCACGGGCGGTGCCCGCATGCAAGAGGGCTTGCTCTCGCTCATGCAAATGGCCAAGACCAACGCCGCCTTAACCCGCTTGGCCAAGAAAGGCCTGCCCTACATCAGCGTGCTGACCGACCCGACCATGGGCGGTGTGTCGGCCGGTTTTGCTTTCTTGGGCGATGTGGTGATTGCCGAGCCCAAAGCCCTGATCGGCTTTGCGGGCCCCCGCGTGATCGAAAGCACCGTGCGCGTGACCTTGCCTGAAGGCTTCCAGCGTGCCGAATTCCTGCAAACCAAAGGCGCGGTGGACTTCATCTGCGACCGCCGTGAACTGCGCAAAACCATCGCCAGCACACTGGCCATGCTGCAGCGCCAGCCGGCAGACGCGGTCAGCTGA
- a CDS encoding phosphoribosylanthranilate isomerase produces the protein MTLISPAPQQRTRIKMCGFTREADVLAACAMGADAIGFVLYPPSPRSVSIERAAELARLLPAFVTPVLLFVNETPERIEAACTAVPGALLQFHGDESADFCEDMSRRTGRPHLKAARIPLSEVHDFDLLEFAHLHHAAQALLLDAHVDGYGGGGKTFHWSLLPPNVNAHLVLSGGLTPANVGDGIRALRTHGLSLAVDVSSGIEAGKGLKDADKMRQFVQAVRTADNPSPL, from the coding sequence ATGACGCTGATCAGCCCCGCCCCGCAGCAACGCACCCGCATCAAAATGTGTGGTTTCACCCGCGAGGCCGACGTGCTGGCCGCCTGCGCCATGGGTGCCGACGCCATTGGTTTTGTGCTCTACCCGCCCAGCCCCCGCAGCGTGAGCATCGAGCGGGCGGCCGAGCTGGCACGCCTGCTGCCCGCTTTTGTGACACCTGTGCTCCTCTTCGTTAACGAAACGCCTGAGCGCATCGAGGCCGCTTGCACCGCCGTGCCCGGCGCATTGCTGCAGTTTCATGGCGACGAGTCGGCCGACTTCTGCGAAGACATGTCGCGGCGCACAGGCCGCCCCCACCTCAAAGCCGCCCGAATCCCCCTGTCCGAGGTCCACGACTTCGACTTGCTAGAATTTGCACACCTTCATCACGCAGCCCAAGCCCTCTTGCTCGACGCCCATGTCGACGGATACGGCGGCGGCGGCAAAACATTCCATTGGTCACTCCTGCCACCAAACGTCAATGCTCACCTCGTTTTGTCTGGTGGACTCACACCTGCAAACGTGGGCGATGGCATTCGGGCACTGCGCACGCACGGCCTATCTCTGGCCGTTGACGTGAGCTCCGGCATCGAAGCAGGCAAGGGCCTCAAAGATGCCGACAAAATGCGGCAGTTTGTCCAAGCGGTGCGCACCGCAGACAATCCCTCTCCCCTTTAA
- the nagZ gene encoding beta-N-acetylhexosaminidase yields MTLHAPLILDIAGTTLTEVDRRRLAHPLVGGMILFGRNWQSRAQLTELCAEIKNIRADLLIAVDHEGGRVQRFRTDGFTHLPPMRALGELWSQDDKGQPGSGVLKACEAATSAGFVLASELRACGVDFSFTPVLDLDHGESGVIGDRAFARDPRVVSLLARSLMQGLLQAGMGNCGKHFPGHGAVKADSHVALPVDKRGLKTILADDAQPYRWLTSVLTAVMPAHVIYSKVDSRPAGFSPRWLQDILRAQLGFQGVVCTDDLSMAAARQLEGQTLSYTQAVITALHAGCDLALLCNRSAVNGGAELDEVLDQLAEAQLKGHWTPSEISEERRLNLLPRSPARPWDELVRSADYMQALDRLP; encoded by the coding sequence ATGACACTGCACGCCCCCCTGATCCTGGACATTGCTGGCACCACCTTGACCGAGGTGGACCGCCGCCGCTTGGCCCACCCCTTGGTGGGCGGCATGATTTTGTTTGGCCGCAATTGGCAAAGCCGTGCACAACTCACCGAGCTGTGTGCCGAGATCAAAAACATCCGCGCCGACCTCTTGATCGCGGTTGACCATGAAGGCGGGCGTGTGCAACGCTTTCGCACCGACGGCTTTACCCATTTGCCACCCATGCGTGCCCTGGGCGAACTGTGGTCGCAAGACGACAAGGGCCAGCCCGGCTCGGGCGTGCTCAAGGCCTGCGAAGCGGCCACCTCGGCGGGCTTTGTGCTGGCCAGCGAGCTGCGTGCTTGTGGTGTGGACTTCAGCTTCACGCCTGTGCTGGATCTGGACCACGGCGAGAGTGGTGTGATTGGCGACCGCGCTTTTGCGCGGGACCCGCGTGTGGTGAGCCTGCTGGCCCGCAGCCTGATGCAGGGCCTGCTGCAAGCGGGCATGGGCAACTGCGGCAAACATTTCCCCGGGCACGGTGCCGTGAAGGCCGACTCGCATGTGGCGCTGCCGGTGGACAAACGTGGCCTCAAAACCATTTTGGCTGACGATGCACAGCCTTACCGTTGGCTCACCAGTGTGCTCACGGCCGTGATGCCTGCCCATGTGATCTACAGCAAGGTGGACAGCCGCCCAGCGGGCTTTTCACCGCGCTGGCTGCAAGACATTTTGCGGGCTCAGCTGGGTTTCCAGGGTGTGGTTTGCACCGACGACCTGTCGATGGCCGCCGCACGGCAGCTGGAGGGGCAGACCCTCAGCTACACCCAGGCCGTCATCACCGCGCTGCACGCGGGCTGCGACCTGGCCCTGCTGTGCAACCGCTCGGCGGTGAACGGTGGCGCCGAGCTGGACGAGGTGCTCGACCAACTGGCCGAAGCCCAGCTCAAGGGCCATTGGACCCCCAGCGAGATCAGCGAAGAGCGGCGCTTAAACCTCTTGCCCCGATCTCCAGCTCGCCCCTGGGACGAGCTGGTGCGCTCGGCCGATTACATGCAGGCGCTTGACCGCCTGCCTTGA
- the recO gene encoding DNA repair protein RecO, with protein MASKRIADEPAYVLHRYDWSETSLILEVFTRHHGRVALVAKGAKRPTSSFRPVLLPLQPLSLAFGSDGDIRTLKSAEWVGGHVMPTGEALLSGYYLNELLMRLTARDDPHPQLFEVYAAAVRLLASGDPDALQWALRGFELLLLKEMGLLPALNLQTLTLKPLSPTDSYALVPEAGLQWVSDDPRHALRGEQWLALHAALSSSSPFAALLRECADLLVQLQRPLRLLLNYHCGVGALRTRQMMLDLQTL; from the coding sequence ATGGCCTCCAAGCGGATCGCAGACGAGCCAGCCTATGTGCTGCACCGCTACGACTGGAGCGAAACCAGTTTGATTCTGGAAGTCTTCACCCGTCATCACGGCCGGGTGGCCTTGGTGGCCAAAGGGGCCAAACGGCCCACATCGAGTTTTCGCCCGGTGCTCTTGCCGCTGCAGCCTTTGTCGCTGGCCTTCGGGAGCGACGGCGACATCCGCACCCTCAAATCGGCCGAATGGGTGGGCGGCCACGTTATGCCCACGGGCGAAGCGCTGCTGTCGGGCTATTACCTCAATGAGTTGCTGATGCGCCTGACCGCGCGAGACGATCCGCATCCGCAGCTGTTTGAGGTGTATGCCGCCGCGGTGCGCCTGTTGGCCAGCGGTGACCCCGACGCCCTGCAATGGGCTTTGCGCGGTTTTGAATTGCTGCTGCTCAAGGAAATGGGCCTGTTGCCCGCCCTGAACCTGCAGACCTTGACCCTCAAGCCGTTGTCGCCCACCGACAGTTACGCCTTGGTGCCCGAGGCTGGTCTGCAGTGGGTGAGCGATGACCCGCGCCACGCCTTGCGCGGCGAACAGTGGCTGGCGCTGCACGCGGCGCTGTCGTCGTCCAGCCCCTTCGCCGCCTTGCTGCGCGAGTGCGCCGATCTGCTGGTGCAGCTGCAGCGCCCCTTGCGCCTCTTGCTCAACTACCATTGTGGTGTGGGCGCTTTGCGCACACGCCAAATGATGCTGGACTTGCAAACTTTATGA
- the trpB gene encoding tryptophan synthase subunit beta produces the protein MFDYQQPDLKGHFGIYGGSFVSETLTHAINELKAAYAQYQHDPAFIAEFKSELAHFVGRPSPVYHAARMSREMGGAQIFLKREDLNHTGAHKINNTIGQAMLAKRMGKPRIIAETGAGQHGVATATICARYGLECVVYMGAEDVKRQSPNVYRMKLLGATVVPVESGSKTLKDALNEAMRDWVANVDNTFYIIGTVAGPHPYPMMVRDFQSVIGEECLTQMPEMFKTLQMAEQQPDAVIACVGGGSNAMGIFYPYIPHDKTRLIGVEAAGEGLDTGKHSASLQLGTPGVLHGNRTYILQDENGQITETHSVSAGLDYPGVGPEHAYLKDIGRAEYVGITDKEALEAFHYLCRTEGIIPALESSHAVAYAMNLAKTMRPDQSILVNLSGRGDKDIGTVADLSNADFYCRPSCQGQSVKGGEQPVNFVK, from the coding sequence ATGTTCGATTACCAACAACCTGACCTCAAAGGCCATTTCGGCATCTATGGCGGCAGCTTTGTCAGCGAAACCCTGACCCACGCCATCAACGAGCTCAAAGCCGCCTACGCCCAGTACCAACACGACCCGGCCTTCATCGCCGAATTCAAGTCCGAGCTGGCGCACTTTGTGGGCCGCCCCTCGCCCGTTTACCACGCGGCCCGCATGAGCCGTGAGATGGGCGGCGCACAAATCTTCTTGAAGCGCGAAGACCTGAACCACACGGGTGCCCACAAGATCAACAACACCATCGGCCAGGCCATGCTGGCCAAGCGCATGGGCAAGCCGCGCATCATTGCCGAAACCGGTGCGGGTCAGCACGGCGTGGCCACGGCCACCATTTGTGCCCGCTACGGCCTGGAATGTGTGGTCTACATGGGCGCCGAAGACGTCAAACGCCAAAGCCCCAACGTTTACCGCATGAAACTCTTGGGTGCGACCGTGGTGCCCGTGGAGTCCGGCAGCAAAACACTCAAAGACGCCCTGAACGAAGCCATGCGCGACTGGGTGGCCAATGTGGACAACACCTTCTACATCATCGGCACCGTGGCAGGCCCCCATCCCTACCCCATGATGGTGCGCGACTTCCAAAGCGTGATCGGTGAAGAGTGCCTGACGCAAATGCCCGAGATGTTCAAAACGCTCCAAATGGCCGAGCAGCAGCCCGACGCTGTGATCGCCTGTGTGGGCGGTGGCAGCAATGCCATGGGCATCTTCTACCCCTACATTCCGCACGACAAAACCCGCCTGATCGGCGTCGAAGCCGCAGGCGAGGGCCTGGACACAGGCAAGCACTCTGCCTCGCTGCAACTGGGCACACCCGGCGTGCTGCACGGCAACCGTACTTACATCCTGCAAGACGAGAACGGCCAGATCACCGAAACGCACAGTGTGAGCGCGGGTCTGGACTACCCCGGCGTCGGCCCCGAACACGCTTATTTAAAAGACATCGGCCGCGCCGAGTACGTGGGCATCACCGACAAGGAAGCGCTGGAAGCCTTCCACTACCTGTGCCGCACCGAGGGCATCATCCCCGCCCTGGAATCGAGCCACGCCGTGGCCTACGCGATGAATCTGGCCAAGACCATGCGTCCGGACCAAAGCATTTTGGTCAACCTATCGGGTCGCGGCGACAAGGACATCGGCACCGTGGCCGACTTGTCGAACGCCGATTTTTATTGCCGCCCCAGCTGCCAAGGCCAATCGGTCAAAGGTGGCGAGCAGCCCGTGAACTTTGTGAAGTAA
- a CDS encoding LON peptidase substrate-binding domain-containing protein yields the protein MPDRDTPSPQALTELPLFPLGTVLFPGALLPLQLFELRYLQMIGECERQGTGFGVVTLTQGREVHRPGQAAEQFEAMGTRVQIERIERPQPGLVMVWCRGVEKFRIEAKQQRSDGLWLGRVLPLPPEPAVQVPEDLQHLSAQMHQALTQLSEQASVMPHWAEAWRLQDCSWLSNRWGELLPLPLQMKYRLFALQEPLMRLELVGDMVAPSDTTPPRPGQKPPTNS from the coding sequence ATGCCCGATCGCGACACCCCTTCCCCGCAAGCCCTGACCGAATTGCCACTGTTCCCGCTGGGCACGGTGCTGTTCCCGGGCGCTTTGTTGCCTCTGCAATTGTTTGAGCTGCGCTACCTGCAGATGATTGGCGAATGCGAGCGCCAAGGCACAGGCTTTGGCGTGGTCACACTCACCCAGGGCCGCGAGGTGCACCGACCCGGCCAAGCGGCCGAACAGTTTGAAGCCATGGGCACCCGAGTACAGATCGAACGCATTGAGCGGCCCCAGCCCGGCCTGGTGATGGTCTGGTGCCGAGGGGTGGAGAAATTCCGCATTGAGGCCAAACAGCAGCGCAGCGACGGCCTGTGGCTGGGGCGGGTACTGCCCCTGCCGCCCGAGCCCGCGGTTCAAGTGCCCGAAGACCTGCAGCACTTGTCGGCGCAAATGCACCAGGCCCTGACCCAGCTGAGCGAACAAGCCAGCGTGATGCCCCACTGGGCCGAGGCCTGGCGACTGCAGGACTGCAGCTGGCTGTCCAACCGCTGGGGCGAGTTGCTGCCCTTGCCTTTGCAGATGAAATACCGGCTGTTTGCCCTGCAAGAACCGCTGATGCGGCTCGAGCTGGTGGGCGACATGGTGGCCCCTTCCGACACGACGCCACCACGGCCCGGCCAGAAGCCCCCCACAAACTCATAA